The following coding sequences lie in one Apium graveolens cultivar Ventura chromosome 1, ASM990537v1, whole genome shotgun sequence genomic window:
- the LOC141705610 gene encoding small ribosomal subunit protein mL103 (rPPR7)-like encodes MKQYAVAVSVFRDMYVKGIPVNVFTFSTAMICFCHLNCVDYAFALLAAIIKRGFVPNVVTYNTLIRGLISQDNPVEAQLLFTNLIRFKLIQPNVVTYTTIINGLCKRGHASMVVKLFKYMDKKGCKPDTISRSSIGSLPSNDKERYNAKFYAYGKEGMINVAEDVIKFMIQRGHFPDVVTYNSLMDIYCLRGEVDEALAVLQTMKTRDIVPDIRTYSI; translated from the exons ATGAAGCAATATGCCGTAGCAGTATCCGTATTTAGGGATATGTATGTTAAAGGCATCCCTGTTAATGTATTTACTTTTTCTACTGCCATGATCTGTTTTTGTCATTTGAATTGTGTCGATTATGCCTTTGCTTTGTTGGCTGCTATCATCAAGCGCGGTTTTGTACCAAATGTGGTTACGTATAACACTCTTATTAGAGGCCTCATTTCCCAGGATAACCCTGTGGAGGCTCAACTTTTGTTTACAAACCTCATCAGATTTAAACTTATTCAACCCAATGTTGTGACCTATACCACTATTATTAACGGCCTCTGCAAGAGAGGTCATGCTTCTATGGTTGTTAAGTTGTTCAAGTATATGGACAAGAAAGGTTGCAAGCCTGATACA ATTAGTCGATCAAGCATTGGGTCTCTTCCGTCAAATGACAAAGAAAGGTATAATGCCAAAT TTTATGCATATGGCAAAGAAGGAATGATTAATGTTGCAGAGGATGTGATAAAGTTCATGATTCAAAGAGGGCACTTTCCTGATGTAGTCACTTACAATTCACTCATGGATATATACTGCTTGCGGGGAGAAGTTGACGAGGCTTTAGCAGTGCTCCAAACCATGAAGACAAGGGACATCGTGCCCGACATTCGTACATATAGTATTTGA
- the LOC141666252 gene encoding uncharacterized protein LOC141666252 isoform X1, whose product MIRQYISSPLIRHRKVTTNPSNSLNLERQPVNETLGVDIESSGSNSSDNQVEVVVVKERVGENRDSPPSDDVCPICFGEFTVPVKTNCGHWFCGKIRTPSLPRSLLPAPKKMFWIRHCFLSLYYHCIGSCFLQLWNHKPSLRKCKCPMCSQLISKLTPEACLLNRHEKEVRDVLKNVHKYNCLFQGGFRGFVQNVFSLPLLSKRLFQGLMDPDRFRLNYETARCIGVMIGLMYQISPFDFLPTEHHVAQSFFELCATSLVFLFCLVGICRRALLVRRTRRMAAAFN is encoded by the exons ATGATCCGACAATACATCAGTTCTCCGTTAATTAGACACAGAAAAGTGACCACAAACCCTAGTAATAGCCTCAATTTAGAGAGACAGCCTGTAAATGAAACCCTAGGTGTTGATATTGAAAGCTCCGGTTCGAATTCGAGTGATAATCAAGTTGAAGTCGTGGTTGTGAAGGAGAGAGTTGGAGAGAATCGTGATAGTCCTCCTAGTGATGATGTTTGTCCTATTTGCTTTGGGGAGTTTACGGTCCCGGTTAAGACAAATTGCGGTCACTGGTTTTGCG GAAAAATCCGGACCCCCTCCCTACCTCGCTCACTCCTCCCCGCACCAAAAAAAATGTTCTGGATCCGTCACTGCTTCTTGTCCCTATA TTATCACTGCATAGGTAGTTGCTTTTTGCAACTCTGGAATCATAAACCATCATTGAGGAAATGCAAATGTCCCATGTGCTCTCAGCTCATTAGCAAGTTGACACCTGAAGCATGTTTATTGAATCGGCATGAGAAGGAAGTGCGTGATGTCTTAAAAAATGTCCACAAGTATAATTGCCTTTTTCAAGGTGGTTTTCGCGGTTTTGTGCAG AATGTCTTTTCATTGCCACTTCTAAGCAAAAGACTTTTCCAAGGGCTGATGGATCCTGATAGATTTAGACTTAACTATGAGACTGCACGCTGCATTGGT GTAATGATAGGCTTAATGTATCAAATTAGCCCATTTGACTTCCTCCCAACAG AACATCATGTGGCTCAAAGTTTCTTCGAGCTTTGTGCCACGAGTCTTGTGTTTCTCTTCTGTTTAGTAGGAATCTGTCGCAGAGCACTCCTTGTCCGCCGTACAAGGCGCATGGCTGCTGCTTTCAATTAA
- the LOC141666252 gene encoding uncharacterized protein LOC141666252 isoform X2, protein MIRQYISSPLIRHRKVTTNPSNSLNLERQPVNETLGVDIESSGSNSSDNQVEVVVVKERVGENRDSPPSDDVCPICFGEFTVPVKTNCGHWFCGSCFLQLWNHKPSLRKCKCPMCSQLISKLTPEACLLNRHEKEVRDVLKNVHKYNCLFQGGFRGFVQNVFSLPLLSKRLFQGLMDPDRFRLNYETARCIGVMIGLMYQISPFDFLPTEHHVAQSFFELCATSLVFLFCLVGICRRALLVRRTRRMAAAFN, encoded by the exons ATGATCCGACAATACATCAGTTCTCCGTTAATTAGACACAGAAAAGTGACCACAAACCCTAGTAATAGCCTCAATTTAGAGAGACAGCCTGTAAATGAAACCCTAGGTGTTGATATTGAAAGCTCCGGTTCGAATTCGAGTGATAATCAAGTTGAAGTCGTGGTTGTGAAGGAGAGAGTTGGAGAGAATCGTGATAGTCCTCCTAGTGATGATGTTTGTCCTATTTGCTTTGGGGAGTTTACGGTCCCGGTTAAGACAAATTGCGGTCACTGGTTTTGCG GTAGTTGCTTTTTGCAACTCTGGAATCATAAACCATCATTGAGGAAATGCAAATGTCCCATGTGCTCTCAGCTCATTAGCAAGTTGACACCTGAAGCATGTTTATTGAATCGGCATGAGAAGGAAGTGCGTGATGTCTTAAAAAATGTCCACAAGTATAATTGCCTTTTTCAAGGTGGTTTTCGCGGTTTTGTGCAG AATGTCTTTTCATTGCCACTTCTAAGCAAAAGACTTTTCCAAGGGCTGATGGATCCTGATAGATTTAGACTTAACTATGAGACTGCACGCTGCATTGGT GTAATGATAGGCTTAATGTATCAAATTAGCCCATTTGACTTCCTCCCAACAG AACATCATGTGGCTCAAAGTTTCTTCGAGCTTTGTGCCACGAGTCTTGTGTTTCTCTTCTGTTTAGTAGGAATCTGTCGCAGAGCACTCCTTGTCCGCCGTACAAGGCGCATGGCTGCTGCTTTCAATTAA